The following coding sequences lie in one Synechococcus sp. CC9902 genomic window:
- a CDS encoding DUF475 domain-containing protein has protein sequence MDITALPSLSDFYEGADQWREVLSLLPVLVLLEVVLSADNAVALAAIARSGNAPERERLSLNIGITLALVLRIGLIVVAQWVLQHPWVQLVAAVYLMWLVFDHFWQRNHKEAEIESDDQDIKKMPRGLVKTVVLLAFTDLAFSIDSVAAAVAISDQVILIVTGAIIGIVALRFTSGLFIRWLDEYPRLETAGFLAVAFVALRLILHVVLPFLNQPDWLTLIVVLVFFSWGLSIKKTETMIDPPHAG, from the coding sequence ATGGATATCACAGCGCTTCCTTCCCTATCGGACTTTTATGAGGGGGCTGACCAATGGCGGGAGGTGCTTTCTCTATTGCCAGTGTTGGTTTTATTAGAGGTTGTGCTTTCCGCCGACAATGCTGTGGCTTTGGCTGCGATCGCTCGAAGTGGAAATGCCCCAGAGCGAGAGCGCTTATCGCTCAATATTGGCATAACTTTGGCACTGGTCTTAAGAATTGGTCTCATTGTTGTTGCACAATGGGTATTACAACATCCTTGGGTTCAACTTGTTGCTGCAGTTTATTTGATGTGGCTTGTTTTTGACCACTTTTGGCAACGTAATCACAAGGAAGCTGAGATTGAATCGGATGATCAAGATATAAAAAAAATGCCGCGAGGTCTTGTTAAAACCGTAGTTTTACTTGCCTTTACTGATCTAGCTTTTTCGATCGACAGTGTCGCTGCAGCTGTGGCCATAAGCGACCAGGTAATTTTGATTGTAACCGGAGCCATCATTGGAATTGTAGCTCTACGCTTTACCTCAGGTCTATTTATAAGATGGCTTGATGAATACCCAAGGTTGGAGACTGCTGGTTTTCTTGCTGTTGCTTTTGTTGCCTTAAGACTTATTTTACATGTTGTTCTTCCTTTCCTCAATCAACCAGACTGGTTGACATTAATTGTTGTCTTAGTATTCTTTAGCTGGGGTTTATCCATTAAAAAAACTGAAACGATGATCGATCCACCCCATGCTGGTTGA
- a CDS encoding DUF6464 family protein, producing the protein MLVELRDAASGILVNRIQLDEPPHPGSWLELDGSSYLIMQRQHRYSLKGGMYQLSSIALIVKPQSRPLDAIAWRHGWVIGDPACRFNALSPLLRCVVWPDGPCDQCSHFEARLK; encoded by the coding sequence ATGCTGGTTGAGCTCAGAGACGCAGCAAGCGGAATCCTGGTTAACCGCATTCAGTTGGATGAGCCTCCCCATCCAGGTTCATGGCTTGAGTTGGATGGATCGTCTTACTTGATCATGCAGCGCCAGCATCGATATTCTCTAAAAGGAGGGATGTATCAACTTTCCTCTATTGCGCTAATTGTTAAGCCTCAATCACGTCCTTTGGATGCCATAGCATGGCGTCATGGCTGGGTAATTGGTGATCCGGCATGTCGTTTCAATGCGCTAAGTCCTCTATTGCGTTGTGTTGTTTGGCCCGATGGTCCCTGTGATCAATGCAGCCATTTCGAGGCACGGTTGAAGTGA
- the fmt gene encoding methionyl-tRNA formyltransferase yields the protein MKILYWGTPEYAVPTLLALHAAGHEIVGVVTQPDRRRGRGKQLMPSAIKVCAQSLGLAVFTPERIKTDVGCQKELADLNADVSVVVAFGQILPKSVLEQPPLGCWNGHGSLLPRWRGAGPIQWALLEGDSETGVGIMAMEEGLDTGPVLLEQRLPISLDQNSHDLGEKLSQLTATLMVEAVDLILKAGVGTEPERLERLNVRYQGQEMSYARMLKKEDFQIKWGDPALRTHRRVMGLYPSAMTGWRNKRLKVLETEPLIERLSDEISEEARALLGRWRTGEDHPGTVLGCINNVGIVVSTSGCPILIREAQLEGKGRCRAQGLVQQLAASVGDRFQSF from the coding sequence ATGAAGATCCTTTATTGGGGTACACCTGAATATGCCGTTCCAACATTACTTGCACTACATGCCGCGGGGCATGAAATTGTTGGCGTTGTAACCCAGCCAGATCGAAGACGGGGACGTGGAAAACAATTAATGCCTTCAGCAATCAAAGTCTGTGCACAATCTCTCGGACTTGCTGTCTTTACCCCAGAAAGAATCAAGACTGACGTTGGCTGTCAAAAAGAACTTGCCGATCTCAATGCAGACGTATCAGTTGTTGTGGCATTTGGACAAATCCTTCCGAAATCAGTCCTTGAACAACCACCACTCGGTTGCTGGAATGGCCATGGCTCACTTCTGCCACGTTGGAGAGGTGCCGGTCCAATTCAGTGGGCCTTGTTGGAGGGGGATTCTGAAACAGGAGTAGGAATTATGGCAATGGAAGAAGGATTGGATACAGGACCGGTCCTACTCGAGCAAAGACTTCCAATTTCCCTGGATCAAAACTCTCATGATCTAGGAGAGAAATTAAGCCAGCTCACAGCGACACTCATGGTGGAGGCGGTGGATTTAATACTTAAGGCTGGTGTTGGCACTGAGCCTGAACGTTTAGAACGCTTAAATGTCAGATATCAAGGACAAGAAATGAGTTATGCAAGGATGCTCAAAAAAGAAGATTTTCAAATCAAATGGGGCGATCCAGCTCTCCGTACGCACAGAAGAGTGATGGGTTTATACCCAAGCGCAATGACAGGTTGGCGTAATAAACGGTTAAAAGTTCTTGAGACTGAGCCGTTGATTGAACGGCTCAGTGATGAGATCTCAGAGGAGGCCCGTGCTCTGCTGGGACGTTGGCGAACAGGAGAAGATCATCCTGGCACTGTTTTGGGTTGTATTAATAATGTTGGTATTGTTGTGAGCACAAGTGGTTGTCCAATTCTGATTCGAGAGGCACAGCTGGAAGGCAAAGGACGATGCCGAGCGCAAGGATTAGTACAACAGTTGGCAGCATCAGTCGGTGATCGATTCCAGTCGTTCTGA
- a CDS encoding TldD/PmbA family protein yields MATNNGLNASALRDSLQKLATREGISSWDLGAACSDDCSVQVDRGEAKQLKASQRSSITVRVWNNDGLVGITSTTDLSDAGLEQALIGAHEASRFGNPDDIPHFSPLAKAPLPELNRPLQERRGILPLLETLREAEADLLSRHPSIQTVPYNGLAESLSQSLYLNSDGALREMERTQASLYLYARAEEAGRKPRSGGALRVGLGSAGLDIAGCIDEAVDRTVSHLAYQPIETGTYNVCFTPEAFLSLIGAFSSIFNARSVLDGVSLSKRESIGETLAVPFLSLHDDGLHPGHISAAPFDGEGTPTKNLCLINRGILKSFLHSEATARAFHVQPTGHAGLGAKVSVGPDWFVLGTSEGCSSGNTLDQSTEKDTFVLIEDLSALHAGVKATQGSFSLPFDGWLVKGGERISVEAATVAGDIRTVLNSILHLESNCEVTHRGISPHVWVEGLSITGEA; encoded by the coding sequence ATGGCAACAAATAACGGTCTTAATGCCTCTGCTCTGCGCGACTCATTGCAAAAATTAGCGACTCGTGAAGGGATCAGTTCTTGGGATCTTGGTGCCGCATGTAGTGATGACTGTTCTGTCCAAGTTGATCGCGGTGAAGCGAAACAACTCAAGGCATCCCAACGATCTTCCATCACCGTGCGTGTATGGAACAACGATGGCCTTGTCGGCATAACCAGTACGACAGATTTGTCTGATGCGGGTCTTGAACAGGCATTGATCGGAGCCCATGAGGCAAGCCGCTTCGGAAACCCCGATGACATCCCTCATTTTTCACCCCTCGCGAAAGCACCTCTTCCCGAATTAAATCGTCCTCTTCAAGAGCGACGTGGAATCCTTCCACTTCTCGAGACGCTTCGAGAAGCGGAAGCTGATTTGCTTAGTCGTCATCCGTCGATTCAAACCGTTCCTTACAACGGTTTGGCTGAATCACTGTCTCAGAGTCTTTATCTGAATAGTGATGGAGCTCTTCGCGAGATGGAGCGCACCCAGGCCAGTTTGTACCTCTATGCAAGAGCTGAAGAAGCAGGGCGCAAACCTCGTAGCGGGGGGGCGTTACGTGTTGGATTAGGGAGTGCAGGTTTGGATATCGCTGGCTGTATTGATGAAGCTGTTGATCGGACGGTTAGTCACCTTGCCTACCAGCCCATCGAGACAGGGACCTACAACGTTTGCTTTACGCCGGAGGCATTTCTATCTCTAATAGGTGCCTTCAGCAGCATTTTTAATGCGCGATCGGTTCTCGATGGTGTGAGCTTAAGTAAACGAGAGTCGATTGGAGAAACTCTCGCGGTGCCGTTCTTATCCTTGCATGATGATGGCCTTCATCCAGGTCATATCAGTGCTGCACCATTTGATGGTGAAGGGACGCCAACAAAGAATCTTTGCTTGATTAATCGTGGCATTTTGAAGAGCTTTCTTCACTCTGAAGCGACGGCACGAGCCTTTCATGTTCAACCCACTGGACATGCTGGCCTCGGTGCGAAAGTATCTGTGGGCCCCGATTGGTTTGTTCTAGGTACCAGCGAAGGATGTTCCAGTGGTAATACGCTTGATCAATCGACTGAGAAAGATACGTTTGTGTTGATTGAGGATCTTTCGGCATTGCATGCAGGGGTCAAGGCCACGCAAGGCTCCTTCTCACTCCCATTTGATGGTTGGTTAGTCAAGGGTGGAGAACGCATCTCAGTTGAAGCTGCCACTGTTGCAGGTGACATTCGTACCGTTTTAAATTCAATCCTTCACCTTGAATCGAACTGCGAAGTAACTCATCGAGGTATCTCACCTCATGTTTGGGTCGAAGGATTATCAATCACTGGCGAAGCGTAA